The following DNA comes from Mycolicibacterium aromaticivorans JS19b1 = JCM 16368.
CGACGGCTGGGGCGCCGATGCGCCCGAGGTCGTCGACCAAGCATTGGCGCGGCTCAAGCGCCGTGCGGCGCAGCTGATCTGGCTCAACCCGCGGGCGGCGGCACCGGGCTTTCAGCCCCTCGCCGGCTCGATGGCCGCCGCGTTGCCGTACTGCGACGTCTTCCTGCCGGCGAACTCACTGGCCGGCATTGAGGAGCTTTTCGCGGCGCTGGCCGCTGTGGAAAATCGGAGCGGGTTTACGGGACGGCTTTGTCCTGCGGTGCGGCGACCATGATCGGGCCGCTCATGGTCCCGTCGACGGCCGACTTGTAGTCGCCCTGGGTGCCATCGGCGTCGATCTTGGCGCCGCCGGCACCGCTGTCGCCGTCCTGCACGGCAAACGTTGTAGTGGGGCTGCCGGCCGACGCGACGCCGATCCCGCCGAAGAGTGCGGCCATGCCGATGCCCGCCGAAGCTAGGAGTCCACTGAAGATGATCTTGACCATTTGCTGTGACCTTTCATGCGATCAGCGCAAACTAACGGGCATTGCTGTGAGAATCGCTGTGCAGAAGCTGGGAGTCCGCTTGGGCGCCAGCCGCGAGCGCCCCCCGAGCTGCGACGAGGGACCTTTGTCAGCAATGCGGAGGACATTGGCTGACCACCACGGCAAATAGGCGCGACGGGCGTGTGCCGGCCCCCGGGCCTGCGCCGCGATCTAGGCTCCGACGCGCCTACGACTCGGCAACCGGGTCGGCCGCTTTGGAGGATCTGCGGCGCTTGTACCACTCCCAGATCATCGGGCTGATCGACGCGACCGCGATGAGGATGAAGATCGGTTCCAGGAGCTTCTGGATGATCGCGAACTGCCCGAGCCCGTAGCCGAGCAGCGTCAGGCCGACGCCCCAGAGCACCGCACCGATGACGTTGTAGAGCGTGAAGACCGTGTACTTCATCTTCGCCGCGCCTGCGGTGATCGGGGCCAGGGTGCGCACGATGGGTACGAAACGAGCGAGCACGATCGCGAACGGCCCGCGCTGCTCGAAGAAGAGATGCGCTTCGTCGAGGTAGCGCTGCTTGAGGATCCGCGCGTTCGGTTTGAACATGGCGGTGCCCAAGAAGCGGCCGACGACGTAGCCTACCTGGCCGCCGAGTACGGCGGCGAGGGGGATGAACAGCAGCAGCTGCCACAGCTGGAAGTCGGCGTTGACGTCGGCGCCCTGTGCGGCGGTCCCGGCGGCGAGCATGCCCGCCACGAACAGCAGGGTGTCGCCGGGCAGCACGGGGAAGAGCACGCCGGACTCGATGAAGACGACGACCAGGATGCCGACCAGAGCCCAGGTGCCGAACTGCTCGATCAGCTTCAGCGGGTCGAGGAAGTCGGGCATGAGCGCCAGGGTGGTGGTGGTCACGAGGCCCAAGGGTACCGGTGACCGCCGAGACGTCACTGTCAGCGACCTGTGCCAGTCGATCGGCTTCTTGTCATACTGACCTCGTCAGCCGGACAGTCGGAAGGAAGTGCCATGCCCATCGCCACGCCCGAGGTCTACGCCGAGATGCTGGGCCGCGCCAAGGAGCACTCGTTCGCGTTCCCGGCAATCAACTGCGTGGGTTCGGAGAGCATCAACGCGGCGATCAAGGGCTTCGCCGACGCCGGCAGTGACGGCATCATCCAATTCTCTACCGGCGGAGCTGAATTCGGGTCCGGGCTCGGTGTCAAGGACATGGTCACCGGCGCGGTGGCCCTCGCTGAGTTCGCCCACGTCGTCGCCGCCAAGTACCCGATCACGGTCGCGTTGCACACCGACCACTGCCCCAAGGACAAGCTCGACGGCCTGGTTCGTCCGCTGCTCGCGATCTCCGCAGAACGCGTCGGCAAGGGGCAGAACCCGTTGTTCCAGTCGCACATGTGGGACGGCTCGGCGGTCCCGATCGACGAGAACCTGTCGATCGCGCAGGAACTGCTCAAGCAGGCCGCCGCCGCCAAGATCATCCTTGAGATCGAGATCGGTGTGGTGGGCGGTGAAGAGGACGGCGTCGAGGCCGAGATCAACGAGAAGCTGTACACCTCGCCGGAGGACTTCGAGAAGACCATCGAGGCGCTCGGCGCCGGTGAACAGGGCAAGTACCTGCTGGCCGCGACATTCGGCAACGTGCACGGCGTCTACAAGCCGGGCAACGTGGTGCTCAAGCCCGAGGTACTGGCCGAGGGCCAGCGGGTGGCCTCGGCCAAGCTCGGTCTGCCCGAGGGGTCCAAGCCGTTCGACTTCGTCTTCCACGGCGGCTCGGGTTCGCTGAAGTCCGATATCGAGGATTCACTGAAGTACGGCGTGGTCAAGATGAACGTCGACACCGACACCCAGTACGCCTTCACCCGCCCGCTGGCCGCGCACATGTTCACCAACTACGACGGGGTGCTCAAGATCGACGGTGAGGTGGGCAATAAAAAGGTCTACGACCCGCGCAGCTACCTCAAGAAGGCCGAGGCTTCGATGGCCGAGCGCGTCGTCGAAGCATGCAACGACCTGCACAGCGCCGGCCGGTCCGTGTCAGCCGGCTAGTAGTGATTTCGGCGCGTTTTCCGTTCGTTCAGCGGCGGTTAGCGCACCGGAATCACTCAGGACGCCTGGCAGATCTTCCACTGGTTGTCGCGGAACTGCAGGTCGAAACTGCGGGTCGATCGCGTCGACGGGTCGAACGCCATGAACGACGTGACGTTGGCCTCGGCGTGGTCGCCGTTGACGACGATCTCGTCGATGCTGGCCACCACCGGGTACTGCCGGGCCGCGGCCACCCGCGCGTGGGTGTCCGACCAGGCTGCGTCGTCGTACTTGACGTAGCTGTCCCTGGTCTGGCCGCAGGTGATACCGCGCAGGGCGGCCAGGTCGCCGTTCTGCACGGCGGTGTCGAAGTTCTGGATGGTCGCGCGGACCATGTTCTCCTGCGACGCCTTTGCCGAGTCGTTGCGGGTGAGCAGGACGGTGACGAGCACCGCGATCGCGGCCAGCGCGGCGATCACCGCGATCACCGCGAGCACGAAAGCCCAGCTGCGCCTGCGGGTCGCCGGCGGGCGCGGCGGGATGGCCTGCGGGCCCGTCCGGGGCGGCCCCGACGCCGGGAAGACTTCGGTCGGCGTGGAGAAGATCTCGGTTTCCGGATCGGGCTCGCGATGGATGATCTGCGTCGACCCCGCATCGAATCCTGGTGCGGTGAAACGACGTTCGGCCGGCGGCTCGGTGGCCCTGAACACCTCGGTGGCCGGGTCGGTCTCCTGAGGAGCCTGCTCGTCGCCGGCGGGCGCGACGGGTCCGGTGACCTCGTCGTGGTCGGGCCCGGATGGGTTCGACATGTGGTGCTGCCGTCCTCCTGAAGTACTGGTGCTTCTGACCCTAACCGTTGGGTCCGGCCATCGGCGGGCGGCGGCACCGGCACAATAGGGCAATGACATCGTTTGGTGACCTTCTGGGCCCCGAGCCCGTGCTGCTGCCTGGGGATATCGAGGCCGAAGCGGAACTGCTGGCCGGGGAGAAGGCGGCCATCGTCGCCGCGGCGCACCCTACCGCGTCGGTGGCGTGGGCGACCCTGGCCGAGGAAGCGCTGGCCGATGACAAGGCGATCACCGCCTACGCCTACGCCAGGACGGGCTACCACCGTGGGCTGGACCAGTTGCGCCGCAACGGCTGGAAGGGTTTCGGTCCCGTCCCGTATCGCCACGAGCCGAACCGCGGCTTCCTGCGCTGTGTCGCGGCGCTGGCCCGGGCCGCCGACGCCATCGGGGAGACCGACGAGTTCGCCCGCTGCCTGGACCTGCTCGACGACTGCGATCCGGCGGCGCGCGTCGAACTCGGTCTGGCCTAACGGTCCTGGGCCAGCGACTGACGCAGTTCGGTGACCTCGTCGGCCAGGAACGGCAGGGGATCGCCGCGCTCGGGCGCTGCAGCACCGGTGCGCACCGCGGTTGCGAGCGCACCAAGCGCCTCGACGTGCTGCTGTGCTGATCGGCCGCCGAACAGCAAGCGGCCGAACTCGACGCCGTCAGCGCGGTGCTCGATGGTCCAGCAGGCCGCGATCGTGCGGTAGGCCAGCTGCTCGGTCGCGGTCACCGCAGGCAACAACTGCTCGGCAGCTTCCCGCTGCCGTACCGACCCCGCCCTCGCGGCCTCGTCGGATTCCATCAGCGCGATCGTGGCGATCTGCAGATCCCGTCGGGCCGCGCGTGCCGCCAGCCCGACGGTGTCACCGGCTGCTACGTAGGGGAGCACTTGCGCGGCCGCGTCCAGGGTGCGCGCTATCGCGTCGGTCAAGCGGGTCGACTCCTGCCAGCGGACAGCCACCAGGTAGACGGCCACCCCGATCGCGCATCCGATCAGCGTGTCGATGCCGCGCGCCAGCAGAAGGTGCGCGACGTCGACCGTATGCGTGCCCGACGAGATGGTCAGCGCCGCAGTGGTGATGAAAACCGTTGCGAGCGCGTAGTTCCGGACCACCAGAACCTCGATGACGAAGTTCAGCAGTGCCAGCAGCAGCACCAGCCACAGGTCGTGCGGGTGTAGCGACAGGATCAACGCGGCCAGCGCGAGGCCCACCCAGGTGCCCAGCAGCCGCTCGCCGCCGCGGCGCAGCGTGCGGCTGCGATCGGTGCCCTGATGCAGCACCAGCACCGCGGCGGCCATCGCCCAGTACGCGTGATCGACGCCGAGGGCCATCGCCGCGGCACCGGACAGCAGGGCGCCGACCGCGACGCGCTGCATGATGTGGCGGACCGGCGACCCCGGGCTGATCGCGCGGCGCAGCACGGTGAGCACGGGCGGACTGCCCAGCGGTATCCGGTCGGCGTCGCGGGTGGCGACGTCCTCTGGCGGCGACTGCAGCGTGCCGAGTCGGCGGGCCAGTGCGGCGGTCTCGGGAGCTGCGGCGGCGCCCTGCGCGGCGGCGGTCACCGCGGTCGTGAACAACACATGCACCGAGTGGTTGGCGGCGCGCAGCCGGTGCAGGACGCTACTCGGGCTGGCTTGCAGCGGTTGGTAATTCACCAGCACGCTCCACGAGCGGTGCAGCGCGGCGGCCGCGCGGTGGCGGGCGGCGCGTTCCCGCGGCGAGTTCGCGGCCTCGATGTAGTCGGCGACGGCCTCGGCGGCGGCCGCGACCGCGGCACGCTCGGGCTTGCGAAAATGGACGAGCGCCCCGGCCATCTGAACCAGCCATGCCACCGCGCCCCCGGCGAGCACCAGCAACCCCAGCGTCCAGGGTGTCAAATGGGCTGCGGAGGCACCGATTCCGGCGGCGCAGGCAACGACGAAGATGTACGCCCCGGGTGGTCCGACGGCCAGTGCGTTGCACAGCCACACCGCGGCGACGGCGACCAGTGACACCATCAGCACCCCGAACCACGGCACCTGGGCCGACCACCCGCCCAGGGCGACGGCCGCTGCCAAAGACATCGCGACAGTCGCAAGCTCGATACCGCGGTTGGCGTAGGGCCGGTCGCCGCCGAATCGGGACGTGAACGCGCCGAGGGTGGCGATCAGTCCGGAGCCCATGACCCCGGCGGCCCATCCTGCGGTGACGGGAATGGCGGTGCTGATCGCCGCGCGCAGGCCGATGGGCCAGCGCGGCGGGGCGTTCAACTAGCTCACCAGTCGGTCTGGCCGGGGCAGTCGTCGGCGCATCCGGGTGGCTCGACCTGCACCGTCGCGTGCTCCAGCCCGCGGGCGGACAGCACCGCCCTGGCGTCGTCGAGCACACGATCGGAATCTCCGGTGCTGGTCAGGTGTGCGGTCACCATGTCCTTGCCCGGCACCAAGGTCCACACGTGCAGATCGTGCACCTCGGTGACGCCGTCGACGGCGGCCAGCGCTGCCCGCAGCTCGTCGACGTCGATGTGGGCGGGCGACGATTCGGACAGGATGCGCAGCGCGGCCCGGGCCAGCCCGATCGCCCTGGGCAGCACCCAGATCGCGACGAACACCGCGACCACCACGTCGGCGTACGGCCAGTGCGTCGTCACGTTCACGATGCCGGCGATGAGCACGCCGACGCTGCCGACGGTGTCGGCCACCACCTCCATGTAGGCGCCCTTGACCGCCAGGCTCTCCTGGGATTGGGAGCGCAGTAGCAGCACGACGGCCAGGTTGGCGACCAGGCCGGCGACGGCCACCACGATCATCGGGACGCCGGGGATCTCGGGTGCGTTGCCCAGCCGGTCGATCGCCTCGTAGAGAATGAACGCCGCGACACCGAGCAGCAGCACGGCGTTGGCGACGGCGGTGAACACCTCGGCCCGGTGCCAGCCGTAGGTGCGGGCCGCCGAAGCCGGTCCGTGGCGGGCCAGCAGCACGGCGGTCAGCCCCATGAACATGGCGACCAGGTCGGTCAGCATGTGTCCGGCGTCGGCCAGCAGCGCGATCGAATTGATCATCAATGCGGTGGTCAGCTCGATGGCGAAGAACACGGTCAGGATGCCCGCGGCGATCAGCATCCGGCTCACCCGCGCGTCACCGCCGTGGCTGTGGTCGTGTCCGGCTCCCATGCCAGAAATATATGCATAGAAGTGCATATGTTGCAAGCGTCGTGATTCCGAGTGGGTCATGTCGCGCAACTGACGCAGCGGGAAATTTCTTGCCAAGTCGCCGCCGAGCGGTCGTTCCCTGGATAAATTGAGGGTGCCAATCCGGGGGATGGACCGAGCCGGGGGGCAACGACGGCGGGGATCGCTGCCCCCCGGCTTGGTGCCTGAGATCAGATCCAGGCAGACCAGAACCGGGTCAGCTGAGACCCGATCGCTGCCAGACCGCCGGGCACTCCGGAGAGGTCGAAGAACCAGAACACCACCGAAAAGAACCATCGGTTCATGGCCGGCGCGAGCAGTAGAACCAGCAGGAACAAGAACCCGAACTGCTTGGCCGGGGCCACCGCGCGTTGCGTTTCAGGGCTCAGATGCGGCTCCAGCGCGCCGTAGCCGTCCAGGCCCGGAATCGGCAGCAGGTTCAGCAGCAAGGCAGTGATCTGCAGGAAGCCCAGGAACGCCACCGCTGACCAGAACACGCCGTGGGCCGGGTCGTAGAACATCCGGGTGGCGACCAGCAGCACGAGCGCCAGCAGCAGATTGGCTGCCGGCCCGGCCAAGCTGACCAGGGTGCGCTGCCGTGGCGTCATGAAGAAGGTGCGGACGTAGACCGCGCCGCCCGGCAGCCCGATGCCGCCGAGCGCGATGAACACCAGCGGAAGAGCCAGCGACAGCAGCGGGCTGGTGTACTTCAGCGGGTTGAGGGTGAGGTAGCCGCGGATCGCGACGTCATGGTCGCCGTAGCGCCAGGCCGTGTACGCGTGGCCGAATTCGTGCAGGCACAGCGACACCACCCAGCCGGCGATGACGAAGATGAACACCCCGACGTAGGCCAGCGGCCGCACGGTTTCGGCGGCCAGCCAGGCCAGCACCCCGCCGGCAACCGTGATCGCGACGATCACCAAGAAGACGGGGCTGGGCCGCACCGACTGGCGCAGCGGTCGAACGCTCACCTCACGAAACTACCGGAGACACGTCGCGACCTGCCCCTCACGAGACCCGCAGCCACCCCGTGGTGTGCCGGTAGAAGGCCGAGCGTTTCACCTCGCGCGGCAGCGGGGAGCCGTCGCGCACCACCCGGGCGCCGGTGGTGCCGAGTTGGACGGCGCGCCCGGTCAGCCAGCGCCGCGGACGCATCCGGCCGGTCAGCGCCGCCGCCCGCAGGCCGGGCATGACGGCCATCGGCTCGACCCGCACCGCGGTCACCTCGCCGTCGAAGAGCACCTGGTCGTCGACGACTGCTTCGCCCCGGATCACCCGGCCCTCGTCGGTCGGCAGCCAGAACGCGGCATCCGCCAACGCTGTCCCGGTCTCATCGCGGATCAGCGGAATGCGTTGTGCCACACCGGTCAACGCGCGCCGGGCGCCGCGCCACCGCGACACTGTGGCGACCTCCACGTCGAGGCGGTCGAGGCGCATCAGCCGGGTCAGCACCGCGGCCAGGTCGGCCGTCGAGCCCACCACGATCACCCGCGAGGCCCCAGCGACGGCGGCGTCGATCGCGGCTGGATCGTCGACGTCACGGCGGTCCAGGGACGCCAGCGCGCGGGGCAGCCGGCGGCCCCCGAAACGCAACACGGTGATCGTGGTGTTGGTCAACGACACTCCTCGTGCTGCGCTCC
Coding sequences within:
- a CDS encoding VTT domain-containing protein, encoding MPDFLDPLKLIEQFGTWALVGILVVVFIESGVLFPVLPGDTLLFVAGMLAAGTAAQGADVNADFQLWQLLLFIPLAAVLGGQVGYVVGRFLGTAMFKPNARILKQRYLDEAHLFFEQRGPFAIVLARFVPIVRTLAPITAGAAKMKYTVFTLYNVIGAVLWGVGLTLLGYGLGQFAIIQKLLEPIFILIAVASISPMIWEWYKRRRSSKAADPVAES
- the fbaA gene encoding class II fructose-bisphosphate aldolase, whose translation is MPIATPEVYAEMLGRAKEHSFAFPAINCVGSESINAAIKGFADAGSDGIIQFSTGGAEFGSGLGVKDMVTGAVALAEFAHVVAAKYPITVALHTDHCPKDKLDGLVRPLLAISAERVGKGQNPLFQSHMWDGSAVPIDENLSIAQELLKQAAAAKIILEIEIGVVGGEEDGVEAEINEKLYTSPEDFEKTIEALGAGEQGKYLLAATFGNVHGVYKPGNVVLKPEVLAEGQRVASAKLGLPEGSKPFDFVFHGGSGSLKSDIEDSLKYGVVKMNVDTDTQYAFTRPLAAHMFTNYDGVLKIDGEVGNKKVYDPRSYLKKAEASMAERVVEACNDLHSAGRSVSAG
- a CDS encoding DUF4878 domain-containing protein, which gives rise to MSNPSGPDHDEVTGPVAPAGDEQAPQETDPATEVFRATEPPAERRFTAPGFDAGSTQIIHREPDPETEIFSTPTEVFPASGPPRTGPQAIPPRPPATRRRSWAFVLAVIAVIAALAAIAVLVTVLLTRNDSAKASQENMVRATIQNFDTAVQNGDLAALRGITCGQTRDSYVKYDDAAWSDTHARVAAARQYPVVASIDEIVVNGDHAEANVTSFMAFDPSTRSTRSFDLQFRDNQWKICQAS
- a CDS encoding DUF3151 domain-containing protein, translated to MTSFGDLLGPEPVLLPGDIEAEAELLAGEKAAIVAAAHPTASVAWATLAEEALADDKAITAYAYARTGYHRGLDQLRRNGWKGFGPVPYRHEPNRGFLRCVAALARAADAIGETDEFARCLDLLDDCDPAARVELGLA
- a CDS encoding FUSC family protein; the protein is MNAPPRWPIGLRAAISTAIPVTAGWAAGVMGSGLIATLGAFTSRFGGDRPYANRGIELATVAMSLAAAVALGGWSAQVPWFGVLMVSLVAVAAVWLCNALAVGPPGAYIFVVACAAGIGASAAHLTPWTLGLLVLAGGAVAWLVQMAGALVHFRKPERAAVAAAAEAVADYIEAANSPRERAARHRAAAALHRSWSVLVNYQPLQASPSSVLHRLRAANHSVHVLFTTAVTAAAQGAAAAPETAALARRLGTLQSPPEDVATRDADRIPLGSPPVLTVLRRAISPGSPVRHIMQRVAVGALLSGAAAMALGVDHAYWAMAAAVLVLHQGTDRSRTLRRGGERLLGTWVGLALAALILSLHPHDLWLVLLLALLNFVIEVLVVRNYALATVFITTAALTISSGTHTVDVAHLLLARGIDTLIGCAIGVAVYLVAVRWQESTRLTDAIARTLDAAAQVLPYVAAGDTVGLAARAARRDLQIATIALMESDEAARAGSVRQREAAEQLLPAVTATEQLAYRTIAACWTIEHRADGVEFGRLLFGGRSAQQHVEALGALATAVRTGAAAPERGDPLPFLADEVTELRQSLAQDR
- a CDS encoding cation diffusion facilitator family transporter — encoded protein: MGAGHDHSHGGDARVSRMLIAAGILTVFFAIELTTALMINSIALLADAGHMLTDLVAMFMGLTAVLLARHGPASAARTYGWHRAEVFTAVANAVLLLGVAAFILYEAIDRLGNAPEIPGVPMIVVAVAGLVANLAVVLLLRSQSQESLAVKGAYMEVVADTVGSVGVLIAGIVNVTTHWPYADVVVAVFVAIWVLPRAIGLARAALRILSESSPAHIDVDELRAALAAVDGVTEVHDLHVWTLVPGKDMVTAHLTSTGDSDRVLDDARAVLSARGLEHATVQVEPPGCADDCPGQTDW
- a CDS encoding site-2 protease family protein — encoded protein: MSVRPLRQSVRPSPVFLVIVAITVAGGVLAWLAAETVRPLAYVGVFIFVIAGWVVSLCLHEFGHAYTAWRYGDHDVAIRGYLTLNPLKYTSPLLSLALPLVFIALGGIGLPGGAVYVRTFFMTPRQRTLVSLAGPAANLLLALVLLVATRMFYDPAHGVFWSAVAFLGFLQITALLLNLLPIPGLDGYGALEPHLSPETQRAVAPAKQFGFLFLLVLLLAPAMNRWFFSVVFWFFDLSGVPGGLAAIGSQLTRFWSAWI